Proteins from a single region of Malassezia restricta chromosome IV, complete sequence:
- a CDS encoding small nuclear ribonucleoprotein D2, producing the protein MSQYVNVPKSDLDEGQIRELEQYEIAQGPLSVLQQSVRNHSQVLISLRNNKKLLARVKAFDRHSNMVLENVKEMWTEVPKSKNKKPVHKDRFISKMFLRGDSVVLVLRNIA; encoded by the exons ATGAGCCAGTACGTCAACGTGCCCAAGTCCGACCTGGACGAGGGCCAGATCCGTGAGCTAGAGCAATACGAGATTGCGCAAGGTCCTCTTTCCGTCTTGCAGCAATCTGTGCGTAATCATTCGCAGGTGCTTATCTCGCTGCGGAATAATAAAAAGTTGCTGGCGCGTGTCAAGGCTTTTGACCGGCACTCGAATATGGTGCTCGAGAATGTCAAGGAAATGTGGACCGAGGTCCCGAAAAGTAAGAACAAAAAGCCCGTGCAT AAAGACCGCTTTATCTCGAAAATGTTCCTGCGCGGCGACTCGGTCGTCCTCGTGCTTCGCAACATTGCCTAG
- a CDS encoding dihydrofolate reductase encodes MTRPAVPLGALPLTAIVAASARNGIGARGTLPWRLSKDMAYFRAITRHVVEPEHDDDVMRRAGYVRQPIPLKNAVIMGRHTWDSIPPRFRPLRDRINVVVSTTMTQHDLGLAEPDDDTLIARSLEDAVTLLEERRSWRYTQRPACAGSALAHTFIIGGAALYHHALTSTSDHWYLDGLLVTRIQEPADLHEKCDVFFTEFRTPAQIEWEQRLFQGPCPTPATWTLASADTHVARFPCIAPGDVAPGLEEQGMLFQFQYWQRT; translated from the coding sequence ATGACGCGTCCGGCGGTGCCGCTGGGCGCCCTGCCGCTGACGGCCATCGTCGCGGCAAGCGCACGCAATGGCATCGGTGCTCGTGGCACGCTCCCATGGCGTCTCTCTAAAGACATGGCGTACTTTCGAGCCATTacgcgccatgtcgtcgagccGGAgcatgacgacgacgtgatgcgccgtgcggGCTATGTGCGCCAGCCCATCCCGCTCAAAAATGCTGTCATCATGGGACGACATACGTGGGATAGTATTCCGCCGCGGTTCCGGCCTCTGCGTGATCGGATCAACGTCGTGGTCAGCACAACCATGACGCAGCATGATCTGGGCCTGGCCGAgcctgacgacgacacgcTCATCGCGAGATCTCTGGAAGATGCTGTGACTCTTTTGGAGGAGCGACGATCGTGGCGATATACCCAGCGACCTGCATGTGCGGGCTCAGCGCTCGCTCACACATTTATCATTGGCGGTGCTGCCTTGTACCACCACGCCCTTACATCTACCAGTGACCACTGGTACTTGGACGGACTACTAGTGACTCGAATTCAGGAGCCGGCCGATCTGCACGAAAAGTGCGACGTCTTTTTCACCGAGTTTCGCACACCGGCGCAAATTGAGTGGGAGCAGCGACTTTTCCAGGGCCCCTGTCCCACACCAGCTACATGGACGCTCGCTTCGGCAGACACGCACGTAGCGCGCTTTCCATGCATTGCGCCTGGAGATGTCGCGCCCGGCTTGGAAGAGCAGGGCATGCTCTTTCAGTTCCAATACTGGCAGCGTACATAG
- a CDS encoding glutamyl-tRNA synthetase: protein MTSPRLVLDPSARLPFVAPLVLANVAREKKQDSVDLSFEVNAPTALQSSESVEGALPVLRALASMADMMGTSDAEKQAVESFLTQSESMASAPFQQAMQSADDLDQHLALRTYLVGARVSAADAAIWGAIRSSSPLLGIIKKHAHAHLARWFAHVDALPAFSGAVAAMNEAKSNMFKNKKTAAGFDLFLQGAKEGEVVTRFPPEASGYLHVGHAKAAILNQYFAKAYKGRLIVRFDDTNPSKEKQEFEDAIVEDLALLGIKADVVTHTSDYFEKLQELAVRMIKEGHAYADDTQQEQMRAERMDGIPSRRRDASVEENLQHFEAMLQGTEEGRSWCLRAKMSVDNPNKAMRDPVMYRCNADVPHQRTGTKWKAYPTYDFACPVVDSLEGVTHALRTNEYHDRNPQYAWFLQALGLRNVEIWDYGRLNFVYTLLSKRKLQWFVDHGVVSDWSDPRFPTVRGIRRRGMTIDCIQQFILSQGPSQQIINMEWDNIWALNKRLLDPVVPRFVALSENQLVKATIQGAPPAHEKQVPRHKKNAELGVKTTVYDSHIFLEQADAASFGDNEEITLMDWGNVIVRNKSVQDGVVTALELEAHLDGDFKVTKKKVTWLAQPTESRHLTPVMLLDFDYLITKKKLEEDDNFTDFLTPQTRFETPALADANVAELKEGDQIQFERNGYYILDKVQGVDGRREFIKIPDGRAASSASKAAPDENPEQKKAAAAAARAQKAAQKEEKKKQKSGKAPAADPVQKLIEEGTKSIHMYAAPLVQTPTDVPVSTTMYRMRPLM from the coding sequence ATGACGTCACCTCGACTCGTGTTGGATCCGAGTGCGCGGCTGCCTTTTGTGGCGCCGCTTGTCCTCGCGAATGTAGCGCGCGAGAAAAAGCAAGACAGCGTTGATCTGTCGTTCGAAGTCAATGCACCGACCGCCCTCCAGTCGAGCGAGTCCGTCGAGGGCGCTTTGCCTGTGCTGCGGGCCCTGGCCTCGATGGCCGACATGATGGGCACCAGCGATGCGGAGAAGCAGGCAGTTGAGTCATTCTTGACGCAGTCTGAATCGATGGCTTCAGCTCCGTTCCAACAGGCCATGCAAAGCGCAGATGATCTTGATCAGCATCTCGCGCTTCGCACCTACCTTGTCGGCGCCCGTGTGTCTGCAGCTGATGCGGCCATCTGGGGCGCCATTCGCTCATCGTCACCGCTGCTGGGTATTATCAAgaagcatgcgcatgcacaccTTGCGCGCTGGTTTGCCCATGTCGATGCTCTGCCAGCGTTTTCAGGGGCCGTGGCAGCTATGAACGAGGCGAAGAGTAACATGTTCAAAAACAAGAAGACGGCGGCGGGCTTTGACCTTTTCCTGCAGGGTGCCAAGGAGGGCGAGGTCGTGACGCGGTTCCCGCCGGAGGCGAGTGGCTACCTGCACGTCGGCCATGCGAAGGCTGCGATCCTCAACCAATACTTTGCCAAGGCCTACAAGGGCCGTCTCATCGTGCGATTCGACGATACAAATCCAAGTAAGGAAAAGCAGGAGTTTGAGGATGCGATTGTGGAAGATTTGGCGCTCCTTGGCATCAAGGCTGATGTGGTCACGCACACGTCCGACTACTTTGAAAAGCTGCAAGAGTTGGCTGTGCGCATGATCAAGGAAGGTCATGCCTATGCGGACGATACGCAGCAGGAGCAgatgcgtgccgagcgtaTGGACGGCATTCCGTCTCGAcgccgcgacgcgtccGTCGAGGAGAACCTGCAGCACTTTGAGGCCATGCTGCAGGGCACCGAAGAAGGCCGCTCGTGGTGCCTGCGTGCCAAGATGAGTGTCGATAATCCGAACAAGGCGATGCGTGATCCTGTCATGTACCGCTGCAACGCTGATGTGCCGCACCAGCGCACGGGCACAAAGTGGAAGGCGTACCCGACGTACGACTTTGCTTGTCCCGTGGTCGACAGCCTCGAGGGCGtgacgcatgcgctgcgtacGAACGAGTACCATGACCGCAACCCACAGTATGCATGGTTCTTGCAGGCCCTTGGTTTGCGCAATGTCGAGATTTGGGACTACGGCCGCCTCAACTTTGTGTACACGCTTCTGAGCAAGCGCAAATTGCAGTGGTTTGTCGATCATGGCGTGGTGTCCGATTGGTCCGACCCGCGCTTCCCGACGGTGCGTGGTATCCGTCGCCGCGGCATGACCATCGACTGTATTCAGCAGTTTATCCTGTCGCAGGGTCCGTCGCAGCAGATTATCAACATGGAGTGGGACAATATCTGGGCGCTCAACAAGCGTCTCTTGGACCCCGTCGTGCCGCGTTTCGTCGCGTTGTCAGAGAACCAGCTCGTCAAGGCGACCATTCAGGGTGCCCCACCTGCGCATGAGAAGCAGGTGCCTCGTCACAAGAAGAATGCCGAGCTGGGTGTGAAGACCACCGTGTATGACAGTCATATTTTCCTGGAGCAGGCGGATGCGGCTAGCTTTGGCGACAATGAGGAAATTACGCTCATGGACTGGGGTAATGTCATTGTGCGCAACAAGAGCGTGCAGGATGGCGTCGTGACGGCTCTTGAGCTCGAGGCTCATCTCGACGGAGACTTTAAGGTGACCAAGAAAAAGGTCACTTGGCTCGCTCAGCCGACCGAGTCGCGTCATCTCACTCCTGTCATGCTCCTTGACTTTGACTATCTGATtacgaagaagaagctcGAGGAGGACGACAACTTCACCGACTTCCTTACACCACAGACGCGTTTCGAGACGCCCGCGCTGGCTGATGCGAACGTCGCTGAGCTCAAGGAGGGTGACCAAATTCAGTTTGAGCGCAACGGCTACTACATTCTCGACAAGGTCCAGGGAGTCGATGGTCGTCGCGAGTTTATCAAGATTCCGGATGGCCGTGCCGCTTCGAGTGCCAGCAAGGCGGCCCCGGATGAGAACCCGGAGCAGAAGAAggccgctgctgccgctgcccgTGCCCAAAAGGCCGCGCAAAAAGAGGAAAAAAAGAAGCAAAAAAGCGGTAAGGCGCCCGCTGCTGACCCCGTGCAGAAGCTGATTGAGGAGGGCACGAAGAGCATTCACATGTACGCCGCGCCCCTCGTCCAAACACCCACCGACGTGCCTGTCAGCACGACCATGTACCGAATGCGCCCGCTGATGTAG
- a CDS encoding 2'-phosphotransferase, giving the protein MSTRTREDAKKAKQERKLQAQQKAAAKPPTPAPRPKQDSPEVQLSKALAYILRHGAQKEHLHIRSDGYVRVSDILARPKIQKITMPEDRAPHLADIEHVVSSNAKKRFELASGTDEGPCDGCGPVLWIRAVQGHSLEDVKDVSTDALTLDNVALHLPLRDESTGDHMAIHGTQAEAWDHIRASHELRRMGRNHIHMAQGLPGDSGVISGMRNSSTHLLYINVSAALRDGIPFAMASNGVVLSSGAGETGALPLTYVLRVTDRHGHTIWPA; this is encoded by the coding sequence ATGTCCACCAGGACGCGAGAAGACGCGAAAAAGGCCAAGCAGGAACGCAAGCTCCAAGCCCAGCAGAAAGCTGCTGCTAAGCCTCCGACACCTGCTCCGCGTCCCAAGCAGGATTCGCCAGAGGTCCAGCTGTCGAAAGCCCTGGCATACATCTTGCGGCATGGCGCCCAAAAGGAGCACCTTCACATCCGGTCGGATGGATACGTCCGCGTCAGCGACATCCTAGCGCGCCCTAAAATCCAAAAAATCACCATGCCTGAGGACCGCGCGCCACATTTGGCCGAtatcgagcatgtcgtgTCGTCCAACGCCAAGAAGCGCTTTGAACTTGCCAGCGGCACAGACGAAGGTCCATGCGACGGCTGTGGGCCTGTGCTGTGGATTCGCGCCGTCCAGGGCCACTCGCTCGAAGATGTCAAGGACGTATCGACTGATGCCCTTACGCTCGACAATGTGGCCCTGCATCTGCCGCTTCGGGACGAATCCACCGGCGATCACATGGCGATTCACGGGACACAGGCTGAAGCATGGGACCATATTCGCGCCTCTCAcgagctgcggcgcatgggGCGCAACCACATTCACATGGCGCAGGGGCTGCCGGGTGACTCGGGCGTCATCAGCGGCATGCGGaactcgtcgacgcaccTCTTGTATATCAACGtgtcggcggcgctgcgggACGGCATCCCATTTGCCATGGCGTCGAATGGCGTCGTTCTGTCCAGCGGTGCTGGCGAAACGGGCGCACTGCCTTTGACCTATGTGCTACGGGTCACCGACCGGCACGGACACACCATCTGGCCTGCATGA